ACCTTTGTTATAATGCTAGACATTTTTACAAAGGAGGTAGCTATTAGCTAAGAAGCCAACATGCTGCTTATTAAACAATCAACAAGCTTAGAAGATCATTATAAATATGTTACAAGATTAATCGAAGTGAGGGTTTccttgaaattattaaataaaaaaaaaacaccaaaaactttaaaatcctTACACAGGAAATTGGAGCAAACTCCTTTCACTATCTCTCCTTGTTCGTTGGTGTAGACAAGCCTTTTCACACACAAGGAAACCTGCAATTACAAGCTCATCAAGATCAGATTAGATATCACACTGAAAAAAGGCACAAaaaccttatatatatatatatattaataacatGTTATTTGAAGGGATCAGATCCTTACAGTTTGAGAATTGCCAAAATCTCCCAAAGCACTGCTAGCAATAGAGTACAATCTAAGTTTGTGGGGTTTTCCGTTCTTGTCAATACCATCTGGGATGACACCAATGGATTGTCCTTCTCTGTATGGTACTTCCCCTGTGCCATCCAACTTCAAATGATCAAATGCATATAAAGCTGACACAAGGTCACCTCATTTTCAATGACAAAAGCAAGTTCCTAAATCGTTAAAAGTTCACCTTCGGTACTAAAAACCATGTGCCAAGTCTCTCCTGGAGCATCATCTCCGGTAATTTTGGTGTTGAGGAGGCACTTTCCAATGTAGGGTTCCTTTGGTTTGAACTTGTTCACAACAATACCCTCATCATCTTTCTTGGAAATTTTTGGTGCTTTTGCAGGAGCTTCTGTAGTGACCTGAGCTCTAATGGAAACCACATTTCCACCAAGGCTGACATTTTTTGGGTACAAAACACTCTGGAGAGGAAACCAAGAGGTTGAGTCAATGCAAATAAATGAGTGGATCTTCTTAAAGAAACCATACCTTGTTGAAGTTGATTCTTTCAGGGACAGTGACTGAGTTTTTAAATGACAGGGTAGATGACTTGGAAGATGGGAGAGATACTGCTGCATTTACAGTCATCGCCATTGTTTACACGCacagaaaaaaagagaagactGAATTGAGGCCTTCAAGTGGAGGAAGAACTTAAGTCAAGTagaaccaaattgaaaaaggaaataaaaaagacaaaaaaaaaagtatgggAAAGGATTACAGATTGGTTGGATGAGAGAGGAGGACAAATTCAGTGGCAGTTTAGTATCTATGGTTGGAAAGTATTCTCGGTTTAGATTCTTGGGAGATGCATTTGTGGTGTAAGTGGCCTTCATTGCCAATGGGAAACTCCTAAAGATGTTGATTCCATTTGGGAACCACTCAATTTTATGAAGCCCATTAGCTTTCAGGTTAGATATTTAAGTCCTGGGTGAATTTGCTGTCTTAGAGCCTGTGAAGGAAGGCCTAAACCCAATAAAAccaattgaatattttatgggTTGTAATTAAAACCCCAAACCAGAAAGACtataatgtaaattattttatcctttttatgCCCCTTTCTTGACTAATATAGCTAGGCTTACCCATTAACCAAAATTAAGTTTAGGTCACCTATGGTTCACTTGTTTAACTTCTAAAACCACCGGCTAATGTTGTTTtatcatgtaaaattttaaaattttgaggtttttttatattattttttatccattCATCTCATTGTCATACATAAAACTTCTTTtcctcatttattttttaggaattcattttctattataaattgaataaatgtaaaggaaaaaagaatTGCACTTGAGTTATATGGCTAGGCTTACCCATTAACCATTACAAAGTTTAGGTCACCTATGATTCACTTGTTTAACTTCTAAATCCACCAACTAATACCGTTTTAtcatgttaaattttacaactgAAATGATAACATATTAACAAGGATAgagtgaattttaatttaaaccaGTAAAGATATGCAtaacaattcaaatttcaaaagtaagACACCTTTTTCCATCATTCTCTCACTTCATCCCTATATCACTCGAGTGTTTGAATCCATGTATCCCATTGCTTGATGGAATTGCTGCCAAAAAAAGCGCATCAAACCCAAACTAGAAATCTTCTTCTTTATCCAATCTAGCCTAGGGTTGCTTTGTTTGTGATCAGCTATAACCTCCAAGCAATGAACCCCATCAGGCTGTTAACATCGTCAGAGCTTTGTCTTTGCACTTGTTTTTTACTGGTGTTAATTTATAGAGGCTGGTCACAACTTTTCTATGATTGGACTGTTTCTTACTCTCAACTCGCCCCTCTTGGCGTTGATAAACAGGTTCCTTTTTTTCCCCATTGTCTTAGAAGTTCTGGTTGTAGTTTTTAGTATctatttgattctggttataatgttgttgttgtttgtgTGACAATTAGGTGATTGTGATCAATGGTATGTTCCCAGGGCCAGTGTTGTATGCATCAACAAATGACGTTGTGAAtgttaatattcataataactTGACAGAGCCCTTTCTCATGACATGGTTAGTTTAGAAAGTAGAAAATCAAGATCAAAGTCTTTCTACTTTTTCCCCTTGGAGACATTGATGTTTAGTAAATACTTGATCTTTGAATATAATTTGTGGTGgaatgagttttttattttattataggaATGGGGttcaaatgagaaaaaattcATGGCAAGATGGTGTGCAAGAGACGAATTGCCCTATACTGCCAGGGCAAAACTGGACGTACAGCTTTCAGCTTAAGGATCAGATaggaagtttcttttattttccttcacttCTCCTACACAAAGCTGCTGGTGGGTATGGTGCCATTCATTTGAATAATCTCCCTATCATTCCCATTCCATTCCCACAACCATACAAAGACTATGCAGTGCTGATTGGTGATTGGTTCAATGCCGACTATAGGGTATGCTAAATTGAATTGGTTCCCTTTTTTTCATTCCAGGGAGTTGTTGAATCTGTGACCTTTTGCAGGACCTGAGAGCATCACTGGAAAATGGTGTCTTTTTGCCCCATCCTGATGGGATTCTCATCAATGGACTAGGGCCTAATCAAGCAAGATTTGAGTTCGAACCAAGTGCCACATACATGCTAAGAATTTCAAATGTAGGCTTGAAGACATCCTTGAATTTCAGAATCGAGGACCATCCGATGTTGTTGGTGGAAACTGAAGGTTCTTACTTGATTCAGCAATACTATGATAGCCTGGACATCCATGTTGGGCAGTCTTACTCTGTATTGGTAACAGCAAAGAACCAGGCCAATGGCAAGTCTTACTACATGGTTGCAAGTTCTCGCTTTACTATTCTCGAACATTCCGGCATCGGTGTCAT
This sequence is a window from Gossypium raimondii isolate GPD5lz chromosome 5, ASM2569854v1, whole genome shotgun sequence. Protein-coding genes within it:
- the LOC105768913 gene encoding ferredoxin--NADP reductase, leaf isozyme, chloroplastic, coding for MAMTVNAAVSLPSSKSSTLSFKNSVTVPERINFNKSVLYPKNVSLGGNVVSIRAQVTTEAPAKAPKISKKDDEGIVVNKFKPKEPYIGKCLLNTKITGDDAPGETWHMVFSTEGEVPYREGQSIGVIPDGIDKNGKPHKLRLYSIASSALGDFGNSQTVSLCVKRLVYTNEQGEIVKGVCSNFLCDLKPGAEVKITGPVGKEMLLPKDPNATIIMLATGTGIAPFRSFLWKMFFEKHDDYKFNGLAWLFLGVPTSSSLLYPEEFEKMKEKAPNNLRVDYAISREQTNEQGEKMYIQTRMAQYAEELWELLKKDNTYVYMCGLKGMEKGIDDIMTSLAAKDGIDWIEYKRQMKKGEQWNVEVY
- the LOC105768918 gene encoding L-ascorbate oxidase homolog, with protein sequence MNPIRLLTSSELCLCTCFLLVLIYRGWSQLFYDWTVSYSQLAPLGVDKQVIVINGMFPGPVLYASTNDVVNVNIHNNLTEPFLMTWNGVQMRKNSWQDGVQETNCPILPGQNWTYSFQLKDQIGSFFYFPSLLLHKAAGGYGAIHLNNLPIIPIPFPQPYKDYAVLIGDWFNADYRDLRASLENGVFLPHPDGILINGLGPNQARFEFEPSATYMLRISNVGLKTSLNFRIEDHPMLLVETEGSYLIQQYYDSLDIHVGQSYSVLVTAKNQANGKSYYMVASSRFTILEHSGIGVIHYPDAAGDPVGPLPLGPGLSNYNFSIEQARSMRWDLIASAARPNPQGSYHYGTIPITRTLILENNVMVIGSKRRFTINGISFMHSDTPLKLLDYFQLNEESKYAAAAALPSSATSVVDAFYRDFFHIVFQNPLLEVQSWHIDGYNFFVVGMGWGLWDESKKAGYNIVDAVSRSTVQVYPLSWTAILMELDNLGTWNLRSQNAENWYLGQELYIRVKGVWNWLDEQSDISARDEAPIPDNVIKCGRAADL